In Halanaeroarchaeum sp. HSR-CO, one DNA window encodes the following:
- a CDS encoding MaoC family dehydratase, whose protein sequence is MPVDREAHHMPGRYYEEFEIGETIEHAARRTVTESDNQRFCDMTMNQQPLHLDAEFAAETQFGERVVNGLYTMSLAVGISIPETTDGTIVANLSYDEVEHPSPVFHGDTIHAQSTVTEKRETSDGERGIVVMHVEAFNQDDELVCEFDRTVLSLKREFAD, encoded by the coding sequence ATGCCGGTCGACCGCGAGGCTCACCACATGCCTGGACGGTACTACGAGGAGTTCGAGATCGGCGAGACGATCGAACACGCCGCGCGTCGAACCGTCACCGAGAGCGATAACCAGCGCTTTTGCGATATGACGATGAATCAGCAACCCCTCCACCTCGACGCCGAATTCGCGGCGGAGACCCAGTTCGGCGAACGAGTGGTCAACGGTCTCTATACCATGTCGCTCGCGGTGGGAATCTCCATCCCCGAGACGACCGACGGAACCATCGTCGCGAACCTCTCCTACGACGAGGTCGAGCACCCCTCGCCAGTCTTCCACGGCGACACCATCCACGCCCAGTCGACGGTCACCGAGAAACGCGAGACCAGCGATGGCGAGCGCGGCATCGTCGTGATGCACGTCGAGGCGTTCAATCAGGACGACGAACTCGTCTGCGAGTTCGACCGGACCGTCCTCTCGTTGAAACGCGAGTTCGCAGACTGA
- a CDS encoding CoA ester lyase: MARRSLLFTPGDRPSMMRKAPEAGADVLVFDLEDAVSPDAKDAARAAVRDVLSDPSFDPAVEVFVRLNPVGLSADEDLDVLAEADGRPDGVMLPKIGDADDVTTGARMLEEHDFPQRIIPLAESAGGVLHAEGIAAADATVAIAFGAEDLAADIGATRTEEGVEVLHAREHVVLAAGAAGVDAIDTVFTDFEDTAGLEEDARFAVRLGYDGKLAIHPDQVDPINRAFTPDGADVEWARRVVAAREESGQGVFSVDGEMIDAPLLAQAERILERADAADSS, encoded by the coding sequence ATGGCACGTCGTTCGCTGCTGTTCACCCCTGGCGATCGACCGTCGATGATGCGCAAGGCCCCCGAAGCCGGTGCGGACGTCCTCGTATTCGACCTCGAGGATGCGGTCTCACCAGACGCGAAGGATGCGGCCCGGGCGGCCGTCCGGGACGTTTTGAGCGATCCATCTTTCGATCCCGCTGTGGAGGTATTCGTCCGACTGAATCCGGTTGGGCTGTCTGCGGACGAGGACCTCGACGTTCTTGCCGAGGCCGATGGTCGCCCGGACGGCGTGATGCTCCCGAAGATAGGCGACGCCGACGATGTGACCACCGGGGCGCGAATGCTCGAGGAACACGATTTCCCCCAGCGAATCATCCCCCTCGCCGAGTCCGCTGGTGGCGTGCTCCACGCCGAGGGCATCGCCGCGGCGGATGCGACGGTCGCCATCGCGTTCGGTGCCGAGGACCTTGCGGCAGATATCGGCGCGACCCGAACTGAAGAGGGTGTGGAGGTTCTTCATGCACGTGAACACGTGGTACTCGCCGCCGGGGCCGCAGGTGTGGATGCAATCGATACGGTCTTCACGGATTTCGAGGACACGGCGGGACTCGAGGAGGATGCCAGGTTCGCCGTTCGACTCGGATACGACGGAAAGCTGGCGATCCATCCCGATCAGGTCGACCCGATCAATCGGGCATTTACTCCTGACGGTGCGGACGTGGAGTGGGCTCGTCGCGTGGTGGCCGCCCGCGAAGAGAGCGGCCAGGGCGTGTTCAGCGTGGACGGCGAGATGATCGACGCCCCGTTGCTTGCCCAGGCCGAGCGCATCCTCGAACGGGCCGACGCAGCAGATTCTTCCTGA
- a CDS encoding Glu/Leu/Phe/Val dehydrogenase, producing the protein MGELLTVMAEENPFESLQSQLDAAAAHLDIGDDELTRLKHPQRILELNLSVELDDDSIGSFRAFRSQFNDDRGPYKGGIRYHPGVSRDEVKALSGWMTYKTAIVDIPLGGAKGGIVIDPAEYSEAELERITRSYAVELRPIIGEDQDIPAPDVNTGQREMNWIKDTYETLENVTEPGVITGKDLDSGGSEGRVEATGRSVVLAAREAFDYLGKDLEGATVAVQGYGNAGWISAKLIDEMGATVVAVSDSSGGIYREAGLDPATIKDVKRDQGSVVEYTAVDEMITNEELLTLDVDLLIPAALENAIDAEIATEVSADVISEAANGPLTPGADEVLEDEDVLVIPDILANAGGVTVSYFEWVQNRQRFYWSEERVNEELEAIIVEAFDDMIEAYEENDTANLRTAAYVVAMQRVINSYSEGGNWP; encoded by the coding sequence ATGGGTGAATTGTTAACCGTCATGGCCGAGGAGAACCCATTCGAAAGTCTACAGTCGCAACTGGACGCGGCGGCGGCCCACCTCGATATCGGAGACGACGAACTCACACGGCTCAAACATCCACAGCGGATCCTCGAGTTGAACCTCTCCGTGGAGCTAGACGACGACAGTATCGGTAGCTTCCGGGCATTTCGCTCCCAGTTCAACGACGACCGTGGGCCCTACAAGGGCGGCATCAGGTACCATCCGGGCGTCAGTCGCGACGAGGTGAAAGCCCTCTCCGGCTGGATGACGTACAAGACCGCCATCGTCGACATCCCGCTCGGTGGAGCGAAAGGCGGGATCGTCATCGATCCGGCCGAGTACAGCGAAGCGGAACTGGAGCGCATCACTCGATCGTATGCCGTCGAACTCCGACCGATCATCGGGGAAGACCAGGACATCCCCGCACCGGACGTGAACACCGGCCAACGGGAGATGAACTGGATCAAGGACACCTACGAGACGCTGGAGAACGTCACCGAACCCGGCGTCATCACCGGAAAGGACCTCGACTCCGGCGGAAGCGAGGGACGCGTCGAAGCGACGGGTCGCTCGGTGGTCCTTGCCGCACGAGAGGCGTTCGATTACCTCGGAAAGGACCTCGAGGGCGCCACCGTCGCCGTACAGGGCTACGGCAACGCTGGCTGGATATCGGCCAAACTCATCGACGAGATGGGGGCGACCGTCGTCGCCGTCAGCGATTCGAGTGGCGGTATCTACCGGGAGGCGGGCCTCGATCCGGCGACGATCAAGGACGTCAAGCGCGACCAGGGGTCCGTCGTGGAGTACACTGCCGTGGACGAGATGATCACGAACGAGGAACTGCTCACCCTCGACGTCGACCTGCTGATTCCCGCGGCCCTGGAGAACGCCATCGATGCGGAAATCGCGACGGAGGTTTCGGCGGACGTCATCTCGGAGGCGGCAAACGGGCCGTTGACACCCGGTGCAGACGAGGTCCTCGAAGACGAAGACGTCCTCGTCATCCCCGATATCCTGGCGAACGCCGGCGGTGTCACCGTCTCTTACTTCGAGTGGGTGCAGAACCGGCAGCGTTTCTACTGGTCCGAGGAACGCGTGAACGAGGAACTGGAGGCGATCATCGTCGAGGCGTTCGACGACATGATCGAAGCGTACGAGGAGAACGACACGGCCAACCTTCGAACGGCGGCGTACGTGGTGGCGATGCAACGGGTCATCAACTCCTACAGCGAAGGCGGTAACTGGCCGTAA
- a CDS encoding mechanosensitive ion channel family protein: MLAAPILDSVVLQTTTAQPETGPAGLIHYLPSFVRLGWFLVGFFAVIVIGRVFVEPTLLRIIRRRNRHNPTLREGLRLYTRVVMLLLAIVVGAGFAGYVRFLTTSAVVVGAVTLAIGVAAQGVIGSIVSGIALVFDPEFNVGDFIEWSDGSGVVQSITLRVTRVRTQNGELVTIPNTILTSQAITRPYRKGNYRVVETIGLAYETDIEVALDHLEAVALELDTILDAPTPHAYLHEFGNDAVIVQVHFWIEDPDRSDVFSIRSAYAKAVKARLEEADITLSPASKRYLEGRIDVDESG, encoded by the coding sequence ATGCTAGCCGCACCGATTCTCGACAGCGTGGTCCTCCAGACGACGACAGCCCAACCCGAGACCGGTCCGGCGGGACTGATCCATTATCTCCCCAGTTTCGTCCGGCTCGGATGGTTTCTCGTCGGCTTCTTCGCCGTCATCGTCATCGGTCGCGTCTTCGTCGAACCGACACTCCTTCGGATAATTCGCCGTCGGAACCGGCACAACCCCACGCTTCGGGAGGGGCTCCGACTGTACACCCGTGTAGTCATGTTGCTCCTGGCTATCGTCGTCGGCGCCGGGTTCGCTGGGTACGTTAGATTCCTCACCACCTCCGCCGTCGTCGTCGGCGCGGTGACGCTTGCCATCGGCGTCGCAGCACAGGGTGTCATCGGATCCATCGTCAGTGGAATCGCGCTGGTGTTCGATCCGGAGTTCAACGTCGGAGACTTCATCGAATGGTCGGACGGGAGTGGCGTCGTCCAGTCGATCACGCTTCGCGTCACCCGTGTGCGGACGCAGAATGGAGAACTGGTGACGATCCCGAATACGATATTGACCAGCCAAGCGATCACCAGACCGTACCGGAAGGGGAACTATCGCGTCGTGGAGACCATCGGCCTCGCCTACGAGACCGATATCGAAGTTGCGTTGGACCATCTCGAAGCCGTCGCCCTCGAACTGGACACCATCCTGGATGCGCCGACACCGCACGCGTACCTTCACGAGTTCGGCAACGACGCGGTCATCGTCCAGGTACACTTCTGGATCGAAGATCCGGACCGGAGTGACGTCTTCAGCATCAGGTCGGCCTATGCCAAAGCAGTAAAAGCTCGTCTCGAGGAAGCGGACATCACCCTCAGTCCGGCTTCCAAGCGTTACCTGGAGGGACGAATCGACGTCGACGAGTCGGGTTGA
- a CDS encoding metallophosphoesterase: MGEDADDRVYYVISDLHIGGDEQLEEVEFLDELLSFLDRLERTDEDAELVINGDAFGLWEITGVEGMAKFDVLEGTYPELFEQLRATGSNVPITLVPGNHDHELAAYDEYVDRFAEYNVDLVQQESITRRLDGQAIHFEHGHQQDPNNRIDEWGDPNVTPLGYYYNTIVTSRAGQLSDRGRYNWLKDVQAITPTERMPVWLLSKYFYREMNPLLRYALLPFLLLFNISAVLAVVAGLNIAGVWSTPVEWFTAFLGQFGTAGTALWFLLAINVSVAGLLLLVYIPLSLLRRDIKKTIDRFGIFETGITIDEEVPYVEAASEVFDERPDTRIFCYGHTHRPRLQQTDGGLLVNSGTWLKRLHRRDGIIGILPPVFYPTYQLSAVKIAVEQSGRIRVAYEEFEKPNPGPEELTLTERLLTLGRKPDPESPDAVVLDPDTGGSDAESTV, encoded by the coding sequence ATGGGCGAAGACGCCGATGATCGCGTCTACTACGTGATCAGTGACCTCCACATCGGCGGCGACGAGCAACTGGAGGAGGTCGAGTTCCTCGACGAACTCCTCTCCTTCCTCGACCGGCTCGAGCGAACCGACGAGGACGCCGAACTCGTGATAAACGGCGATGCATTCGGTCTCTGGGAGATTACGGGTGTCGAGGGAATGGCGAAATTCGACGTCCTGGAGGGGACCTACCCGGAACTGTTCGAACAGCTACGGGCGACGGGGAGCAACGTCCCGATCACGCTCGTTCCCGGTAATCACGACCACGAACTCGCGGCGTACGACGAGTACGTAGACCGGTTCGCCGAGTACAACGTCGACCTGGTCCAGCAGGAGTCGATCACACGTCGGCTCGATGGGCAAGCAATCCATTTCGAACACGGCCACCAGCAGGACCCAAACAATCGGATCGACGAGTGGGGCGATCCGAACGTGACGCCGCTTGGATACTACTACAACACTATCGTCACCAGTCGGGCCGGTCAGCTGTCGGATCGGGGTCGGTACAACTGGTTGAAAGACGTTCAGGCAATCACCCCGACCGAGCGGATGCCGGTCTGGCTGCTCTCGAAGTACTTCTATCGGGAGATGAACCCGCTTCTCCGGTACGCACTGCTCCCCTTTCTCTTGCTTTTTAACATCAGCGCGGTCCTCGCCGTGGTCGCCGGCCTCAATATCGCCGGGGTCTGGTCGACCCCGGTCGAGTGGTTCACCGCCTTCCTCGGACAGTTCGGGACCGCCGGGACGGCCTTGTGGTTCCTCCTCGCGATCAACGTGTCCGTCGCGGGTCTGCTGTTACTCGTCTACATCCCGTTGTCCCTTCTCCGCCGGGACATCAAGAAGACGATCGATCGCTTTGGCATCTTCGAGACCGGGATAACCATAGACGAGGAGGTGCCCTACGTGGAGGCCGCAAGCGAGGTCTTCGACGAGCGGCCGGATACGAGGATATTCTGCTACGGGCACACCCACCGCCCCAGACTCCAGCAGACCGACGGTGGCCTGCTCGTCAACAGTGGCACGTGGCTCAAACGGCTCCATCGACGGGACGGTATTATCGGTATTCTCCCGCCGGTGTTCTATCCCACTTACCAGCTCAGCGCCGTCAAGATCGCGGTAGAGCAGTCGGGTCGGATACGAGTCGCGTACGAGGAGTTCGAGAAGCCGAACCCGGGACCCGAGGAACTCACCCTCACCGAACGCCTGTTGACCCTGGGCCGAAAGCCGGACCCCGAGTCACCCGATGCTGTGGTGCTCGACCCCGATACGGGAGGCTCGGACGCCGAATCAACGGTCTGA